One stretch of Gouania willdenowi chromosome 16, fGouWil2.1, whole genome shotgun sequence DNA includes these proteins:
- the LOC114478213 gene encoding uncharacterized protein LOC114478213 isoform X2, whose amino-acid sequence MSVAVVKDKASAVAAVMSLVSSWRPPLRRTVGCYLCFSLDSLATVQIMVGLFNIGLGPGRPNTGPYDVNNLYAAYWLGAVSIIVGIMTFLSCIRYCLRIFSAIFNIVGAIFSIVGIVLYAIDLSGASFTWMCDDQVLGGASDKCIYLSYIAQDVRGSFQTFPQEVKVLVISPAV is encoded by the exons ATGTCCGTTGCTGTTGTTAAAGACAAAGCGTCAGCAGTGGCGGCTGTGATGTCATTGGTCAGCAGCTGGCGCCCACCTCTGCGTCGTACTGTCGGCTGTTACTTATGCTTCAGCCTCGATAGCCTCGCA ACGGTTCAGATCATGGTGGGTCTGTTTAACATCGGACTGGGTCCAGGACGTCCAAACACTGGTCCTTATGATGTGAACAATTTATACGCTGCTTATTGGCTCGGAGCTGTG TCCATCATCGTTGGAATCATGACGTTTCTGAGCTGCATCAGATACTGCTTG AGAATCTTCTCCGCCATCTTCAACATAGTGGGAGCGATTTTCTCCATCGTGGGAATCGTGTTGTACGCCATAGATTTATCAGGGGCTTCGTTCACGTGGATGTGTGACGACCAGGTCCTGGGTGGAGCTTCAGACAAATGCATATACCTGTCCTACATAGCCCAG GACGTCAGAGGAAGCTTCCAGACTTTCCCGCAAGAGGTGAAAGTACTTGTGATCAGCCCTGCTGTGTGA
- the LOC114478213 gene encoding uncharacterized protein LOC114478213 isoform X1: MSVAVVKDKASAVAAVMSLVSSWRPPLRRTVGCYLCFSLDSLATVQIMVGLFNIGLGPGRPNTGPYDVNNLYAAYWLGAVSIIVGIMTFLSCIRYCLRIFSAIFNIVGAIFSIVGIVLYAIDLSGASFTWMCDDQVLGGASDKCIYLSYIAQDMLRGMDITLIILISLQLFAHVTAAVLIFSGFLFRGNQEDVRGSFQTFPQEVKVLVISPAV, translated from the exons ATGTCCGTTGCTGTTGTTAAAGACAAAGCGTCAGCAGTGGCGGCTGTGATGTCATTGGTCAGCAGCTGGCGCCCACCTCTGCGTCGTACTGTCGGCTGTTACTTATGCTTCAGCCTCGATAGCCTCGCA ACGGTTCAGATCATGGTGGGTCTGTTTAACATCGGACTGGGTCCAGGACGTCCAAACACTGGTCCTTATGATGTGAACAATTTATACGCTGCTTATTGGCTCGGAGCTGTG TCCATCATCGTTGGAATCATGACGTTTCTGAGCTGCATCAGATACTGCTTG AGAATCTTCTCCGCCATCTTCAACATAGTGGGAGCGATTTTCTCCATCGTGGGAATCGTGTTGTACGCCATAGATTTATCAGGGGCTTCGTTCACGTGGATGTGTGACGACCAGGTCCTGGGTGGAGCTTCAGACAAATGCATATACCTGTCCTACATAGCCCAG GACATGCTGAGGGGAATGGACATCACTCTGATCATTCTCATCTCCCTACAGCTGTTTGCTCACGTCACAGCAGCTGTTCTGATCTTCTCAGGTTTTCTTTTCAGAGGAAACCAGGAA GACGTCAGAGGAAGCTTCCAGACTTTCCCGCAAGAGGTGAAAGTACTTGTGATCAGCCCTGCTGTGTGA